In Limibacter armeniacum, a single window of DNA contains:
- a CDS encoding CCA tRNA nucleotidyltransferase — MNFSETLKKNEIFGLIAKSGEELKVPTYIVGGYVRDLILKRPSKDIDVVCVGSGIKLAEQVAKNAKGNATVSTFKNFGTAMVKLEDCEVEFVGARKESYRRDSRKPIVEDGSLEDDQNRRDFTINALAIDLIDNFGEVVDPFDGIKDLERKIIRTPLDPDITFSDDPLRMMRAIRFASQLGFDIEPDTFDALIRNKERIKIISKERIIDELNKIVLSPTPSYGFNLLLHAGLLELIFPEMMDLKGVEVINGKAHKDNFYHTLKVLDNVAEKSDDLWLRWAAILHDIAKPATKRFHKKIGWTFHGHEDKGARMVPKIFRRMKLPMNEKMKFVQKLVRLHLRPIALVKKEITDAAIRRLLFEAGDDIEDLMALCRADITSKDHKRVQRYLSNFDFVEERMVEVEEKDQVRNFQPVITGEVIMETFGLKPCRAVGDIKIRVRDAILDGKIRNEYKEAFAYMLDVAEGLGYQPVK, encoded by the coding sequence ATGAATTTCTCGGAGACACTTAAGAAAAATGAAATTTTTGGGCTGATTGCTAAAAGCGGGGAAGAGCTAAAAGTGCCTACCTACATCGTTGGAGGCTATGTCAGGGACCTTATTCTCAAACGTCCATCCAAAGACATAGACGTAGTATGTGTGGGCAGCGGTATTAAGCTGGCTGAACAGGTTGCCAAAAATGCCAAGGGCAATGCAACTGTCAGCACTTTCAAGAACTTCGGTACCGCTATGGTTAAGCTTGAAGATTGCGAAGTAGAATTTGTAGGAGCGAGAAAGGAATCCTATAGAAGAGACTCCCGCAAACCAATTGTGGAAGACGGCTCATTGGAAGACGACCAGAACCGCCGTGATTTCACCATCAATGCCTTAGCAATAGACCTGATTGATAATTTTGGCGAAGTAGTGGACCCTTTTGATGGCATCAAGGACTTGGAAAGAAAGATTATCCGTACGCCTTTGGACCCGGACATCACTTTCTCAGATGACCCGTTACGCATGATGCGTGCCATCAGGTTTGCTTCACAGCTTGGTTTTGATATTGAACCTGATACATTTGATGCACTTATCCGCAACAAGGAGCGTATTAAGATCATTTCAAAAGAGCGTATCATTGATGAACTGAACAAGATTGTCCTTTCGCCAACGCCATCTTATGGCTTCAACCTTCTGTTGCATGCTGGGTTGCTGGAACTGATCTTCCCAGAAATGATGGACCTGAAAGGTGTGGAAGTCATCAATGGAAAGGCTCACAAGGATAACTTCTACCATACTTTGAAGGTATTGGACAACGTAGCTGAAAAGTCTGATGACCTGTGGCTTAGATGGGCGGCGATTCTGCACGATATTGCCAAACCCGCGACCAAACGTTTTCACAAGAAAATCGGTTGGACTTTCCATGGACACGAAGACAAGGGCGCTAGAATGGTTCCTAAAATCTTCCGCCGCATGAAACTTCCAATGAACGAGAAAATGAAATTCGTTCAGAAGTTGGTAAGATTACACCTTCGTCCGATTGCCTTGGTGAAAAAGGAAATCACCGATGCCGCTATCAGAAGACTTCTATTTGAAGCAGGTGATGACATTGAAGACCTTATGGCACTTTGCCGTGCGGATATCACTTCTAAGGACCATAAGCGAGTGCAACGCTACCTTTCCAACTTTGATTTTGTAGAAGAACGCATGGTTGAAGTAGAGGAAAAGGACCAAGTCAGAAACTTCCAGCCTGTGATTACAGGTGAAGTCATTATGGAAACTTTTGGTTTAAAGCCTTGTCGAGCCGTTGGTGACATCAAGATCAGAGTCCGTGATGCCATTTTGGATGGCAAAATTAGAAACGAATACAAAGAGGCTTTTGCCTATATGTTGGATGTAGCAGAAGGGTTGGGTTATCAGCCAGTGAAATAA
- the gldG gene encoding gliding motility-associated ABC transporter substrate-binding protein GldG — translation MRQRKWEDILTFSAIVLAAILLNIYAGKFFFRWDLTEEKRYSIAPATEQMLSTLQDVVYIEVYLEGDLNAEFKRLQESVRETLEEFQVRSGGMVEFKFVDPNEAVNPQGRQRFYQQLAAKGIPQTNLFDVTPEGEKIQKVIFPGALVTFRGKEKGILLLKGNKAMSPQEQINQSLEGVEYELASAVQQLSEDEKKRIAFIQGHQELTPQETIDLGTTLNESYLLDYTTLDNPQLDAYDALILAQPKTRFSDTDKFYLDQYIMKGGNAMMLMDRIQMNTDSIPMGGTYGFAYDLNIEDLIFRYGIRLNTDLLQDQQVGLLEVVTGNFGNQPNVRPLPWPYYIYLNNFSEHPVVRNMDVVYGKFISSLDTVKADGVKKTPLIFTSQYSRVRNMPGMVTLDEMQDVKNREQFNQPNIPVAYLLEGQFKSLYANRYVPKGARPQEVVKQSKPAKLIVVGDGDIIRNELDRQTGRVIPIDFDKYRQETLSNKEFILNALSYLTDEDGLINARNKRVTLRPLDQFKLREEKLFWQVLNIAGPVVLVLLFGVLRYYWRKRKYENKGL, via the coding sequence ATGAGACAAAGGAAGTGGGAAGATATCCTGACTTTTTCGGCTATTGTTTTGGCTGCTATCCTGCTCAATATTTATGCAGGTAAATTCTTTTTCCGATGGGACCTGACTGAGGAGAAACGCTATTCAATAGCCCCAGCAACAGAGCAAATGCTTAGTACATTACAAGATGTGGTGTATATAGAGGTGTATTTGGAGGGAGATTTAAATGCAGAGTTCAAAAGGCTTCAGGAGTCGGTAAGGGAAACTTTGGAGGAATTTCAGGTTCGCTCAGGCGGAATGGTGGAGTTCAAGTTTGTTGATCCTAATGAGGCCGTCAATCCACAAGGGCGGCAACGTTTTTATCAGCAGTTGGCGGCAAAAGGCATTCCTCAGACCAACCTTTTTGATGTAACACCTGAAGGTGAAAAAATTCAGAAAGTTATTTTTCCGGGTGCTTTGGTAACCTTTAGAGGCAAAGAAAAAGGCATTTTATTGTTAAAAGGCAATAAAGCAATGTCTCCGCAGGAACAAATCAATCAGTCATTGGAAGGGGTGGAGTATGAATTGGCTTCTGCGGTTCAACAACTGTCAGAAGATGAGAAAAAGCGAATTGCTTTTATCCAAGGGCATCAGGAGTTGACACCTCAAGAGACGATTGATCTAGGGACAACCTTGAATGAATCTTACCTGTTAGATTATACCACTTTGGATAATCCCCAATTGGATGCTTACGATGCCTTAATCTTGGCACAGCCGAAGACACGCTTTTCTGATACGGACAAGTTCTACCTTGACCAATATATCATGAAAGGTGGTAATGCCATGATGCTGATGGACCGTATCCAAATGAATACGGACAGTATTCCGATGGGAGGAACCTATGGTTTTGCATATGACCTAAACATTGAGGACCTGATATTCCGTTATGGCATTCGCTTGAATACAGACTTGTTACAGGATCAGCAAGTAGGGTTGCTGGAAGTTGTAACGGGGAATTTTGGAAACCAGCCAAATGTGCGTCCATTACCTTGGCCTTATTACATTTACCTGAATAATTTCAGTGAGCATCCAGTTGTCCGGAATATGGATGTGGTGTATGGTAAATTTATCAGTTCATTGGATACGGTAAAGGCGGATGGCGTGAAGAAAACACCGCTGATTTTTACCTCACAATATTCTCGTGTGAGAAATATGCCGGGCATGGTGACACTTGATGAGATGCAGGATGTCAAAAACCGTGAGCAGTTCAACCAGCCGAATATCCCTGTCGCATATTTGCTGGAGGGGCAGTTCAAGTCATTATATGCCAACCGTTATGTACCTAAAGGAGCAAGACCGCAAGAAGTTGTCAAGCAAAGTAAGCCTGCCAAACTGATTGTTGTGGGGGATGGAGACATCATTCGAAATGAGCTTGATCGCCAAACAGGCAGAGTGATTCCTATAGACTTTGATAAGTACAGACAGGAGACATTGTCTAATAAGGAGTTTATCTTGAATGCACTTTCATACCTGACAGATGAAGATGGGCTGATCAATGCGCGAAATAAACGAGTGACATTACGCC